A portion of the Microbacterium hominis genome contains these proteins:
- a CDS encoding carboxyl transferase domain-containing protein, producing the protein MSTLQTALSHDDAFARAREAQAALAADLRERLAAASLGGPAASRERHVARGKLLPRDRVARLLDEGSPFVEVAPLAADGLYDGEAPAAGVIAGIGLVHGRHVMVVCNDPTVKGGTYFPMTVKKHLRAQEIALENRLPCVYLVDSGGAFLPMQDEVFPDRDHFGRIFYNQARLSADGVPQIAAVLGSCTAGGAYVPAMSDETVIVRNQGTIFLGGPPLVKAAIGEVVTAEELGGGELHARRSGVVDHLAEDDEHALEIVRDIVATLPPPAEPAWEVVASSPPAVDPRDLYGAVPVDVNQPYDVREVIARLVDDSALHEFKREYGDTLVTGFARIHGHPVGIVANNGVLFSESAQKGAHFIELCDQRGIPLLFLQNISGFMVGRDAEAGGIAKDGAKMVTAVATTRVPKLTVVIGGSFGAGNYSMCGRAYSPRFLWTWPASRISVMGGPQAASVLSTVKADQLAGRGEEWVAADRAAFEDGIRARYDEQGSPYYATARLWDDGVIDPADTRDLLGLALDVVSRTPLPEPRFGVFRM; encoded by the coding sequence ATGAGCACGCTGCAGACCGCGCTGTCGCACGACGACGCCTTCGCCCGCGCCCGCGAGGCCCAGGCGGCCCTGGCCGCCGATCTGCGTGAGCGGCTCGCCGCGGCATCCCTCGGCGGGCCCGCCGCGTCCCGCGAGCGCCACGTCGCCCGCGGCAAGCTCCTGCCACGGGATCGGGTGGCGCGGCTGCTCGACGAGGGCAGTCCCTTCGTCGAGGTGGCGCCGCTGGCGGCGGACGGACTCTACGACGGGGAAGCGCCGGCGGCGGGTGTGATCGCCGGCATCGGGCTCGTCCACGGCCGGCACGTGATGGTCGTGTGCAACGATCCGACCGTCAAGGGCGGCACCTACTTCCCGATGACGGTGAAAAAACACCTGCGCGCCCAGGAGATCGCGCTCGAGAACCGACTGCCGTGCGTCTACCTGGTCGACTCCGGCGGCGCGTTCCTGCCGATGCAGGACGAGGTCTTCCCCGACCGCGACCACTTCGGCCGCATCTTCTACAACCAGGCCCGACTTTCCGCCGACGGCGTCCCGCAGATCGCGGCGGTGCTCGGATCGTGCACCGCCGGCGGCGCGTACGTGCCCGCGATGAGCGATGAGACCGTGATCGTGCGCAACCAGGGCACCATCTTCCTCGGCGGCCCGCCGCTGGTGAAGGCGGCGATCGGCGAAGTGGTCACGGCGGAGGAGCTCGGCGGGGGAGAGCTCCACGCCCGCCGCTCGGGGGTGGTCGACCACCTCGCCGAAGACGACGAGCACGCCCTGGAGATCGTGCGGGACATCGTCGCGACGCTTCCGCCGCCGGCCGAACCCGCGTGGGAGGTCGTCGCCTCGTCGCCGCCCGCCGTCGATCCGCGCGATCTGTACGGCGCCGTGCCGGTCGATGTGAACCAGCCCTACGACGTGCGCGAGGTGATCGCGCGACTGGTCGACGACAGCGCCCTGCACGAGTTCAAGCGCGAGTACGGCGACACGCTCGTCACCGGGTTCGCCCGGATCCACGGCCACCCCGTGGGCATCGTGGCCAACAACGGCGTGCTGTTCAGCGAGTCCGCCCAGAAAGGCGCCCACTTCATCGAGCTGTGCGACCAGCGCGGCATCCCCCTGCTGTTCCTCCAGAACATCTCCGGCTTCATGGTCGGCCGCGACGCCGAGGCCGGCGGCATCGCGAAGGACGGCGCGAAGATGGTGACCGCCGTGGCCACCACCCGCGTGCCCAAGCTCACCGTCGTCATCGGCGGGTCGTTCGGCGCCGGAAACTACTCGATGTGCGGGCGTGCGTACTCGCCGCGGTTCCTGTGGACCTGGCCCGCCAGCCGCATCTCGGTGATGGGCGGGCCGCAGGCGGCGTCGGTGCTCTCCACGGTGAAGGCCGACCAGCTCGCCGGCCGGGGCGAGGAATGGGTTGCCGCCGACCGGGCCGCTTTCGAGGACGGCATCCGCGCGCGCTACGACGAGCAGGGCAGCCCGTACTACGCCACCGCCCGCCTGTGGGACGACGGCGTGATCGATCCGGCCGACACCCGGGATCTGCTCGGGCTCGCCCTCGACGTCGTCTCCCGCACCCCCCTGCCCGAACCCCGCTTCGGCGTCTTCCGGATGTGA
- a CDS encoding TetR/AcrR family transcriptional regulator, whose amino-acid sequence MTTGATERDRAKADRHAAILREAARLFAERGFSGVSLEDLGSAVGVSGPALYRHFANKQALLSSLLIEVSRRLRDGGREVASSSPDALSRLRALVDFHVDFALHQADVIRVQDRDLASLASDSAHEVRRLQREYVEVWIGVLADLHPDRTAGDLRVRAHACFGLINSTPHVLHAHRGATRPAVSDVEARRILADMALAALRA is encoded by the coding sequence ATGACAACAGGGGCGACCGAACGCGACCGCGCGAAAGCGGATCGACACGCGGCGATTCTGCGGGAAGCCGCCCGCCTGTTCGCCGAGCGCGGCTTCAGCGGGGTGAGCCTGGAAGACCTCGGCTCCGCCGTCGGCGTCTCGGGCCCGGCGCTGTACCGTCATTTCGCCAACAAGCAGGCGCTGCTGAGCTCCCTGCTGATCGAGGTGAGCAGACGCCTGCGGGACGGCGGCCGCGAGGTCGCCTCGTCGTCGCCCGACGCGCTGTCGCGACTGCGCGCGCTCGTGGACTTCCACGTCGACTTCGCCCTGCATCAGGCCGATGTGATCCGCGTGCAGGACCGCGACCTGGCGAGCCTCGCATCGGACTCCGCCCACGAAGTGCGCCGCCTCCAGCGGGAGTACGTCGAGGTCTGGATCGGGGTGCTGGCCGATCTCCACCCCGACCGCACTGCGGGCGACTTGCGCGTGCGCGCGCACGCGTGCTTCGGGCTCATCAACTCCACGCCCCACGTGCTGCACGCCCATCGAGGCGCGACCCGGCCCGCCGTCTCCGACGTCGAAGCGCGCCGCATCCTCGCCGACATGGCGCTCGCCGCGCTGCGCGCCTGA
- a CDS encoding dihydrolipoamide acetyltransferase family protein, with the protein MMQEFRLPDLGEGLPEAELVQWLVAEGDEVALNQTIAEVETAKAVVELPSPFAGTVARLHAAAGDVIEVGSVIIAFAIAGDDEADAAPTAPAAAEPTSAAPDAAASVDDGDPAESSANAADEAGGPNLVGYGAAPRSAARPRRRARVSAGGGASADTAVLEAAPHDAVRPLDTAGERVLERPRSTPPVRMLAKKLGVDLALVEATGADGVITRADVEAYAEHVAAAPAPPSATPTTAPAPAAVSTGADRTTRTPIRGVRRATADAMVRSAFTAPHVTTFLTVDVTATTELLASFKADRALQDHRIGILAVAAKAVCLALSRTPELNSRWDEEAGEIVAHHYVNLGIAAATGRGLVVPNIRDAQELTLVELADAIRELAETARSGRTAPADMRGGTFSLTNVGVFGVDAGTPILNPGEAGILALGAVRRQPWEHRGEIALREVTTLALSFDHRLVDGEQGARFLVDVADVLREPGRAMLMR; encoded by the coding sequence GTGATGCAGGAGTTCCGTCTGCCCGATCTCGGCGAGGGGCTCCCGGAGGCGGAGCTCGTGCAGTGGCTGGTCGCCGAGGGCGACGAGGTCGCCCTCAACCAGACCATCGCCGAGGTGGAGACCGCCAAGGCGGTGGTCGAGCTTCCGTCGCCGTTCGCGGGGACGGTGGCGCGGCTGCACGCCGCCGCGGGCGATGTCATCGAAGTCGGCTCGGTGATCATCGCGTTCGCCATCGCCGGCGACGATGAGGCGGATGCCGCGCCCACCGCGCCGGCCGCTGCGGAGCCCACCTCGGCCGCTCCGGATGCCGCCGCCTCGGTCGACGACGGCGACCCGGCGGAGTCCTCCGCCAATGCCGCCGACGAGGCTGGAGGGCCGAATCTCGTCGGCTACGGCGCCGCGCCCCGCAGCGCCGCGCGACCTCGGCGCCGCGCCCGCGTGAGTGCGGGCGGCGGGGCGAGCGCCGACACCGCGGTGCTGGAGGCCGCGCCCCACGATGCGGTGCGGCCGCTGGACACGGCGGGCGAACGGGTGCTCGAGCGCCCGCGCTCGACGCCGCCGGTGCGCATGCTCGCCAAGAAGCTCGGGGTCGATCTCGCCCTCGTCGAGGCCACCGGGGCGGATGGCGTCATCACGCGCGCCGACGTCGAAGCGTACGCCGAGCATGTGGCCGCGGCGCCCGCTCCGCCGTCGGCGACCCCCACCACGGCGCCGGCGCCTGCCGCCGTATCGACGGGCGCCGACCGCACCACCCGCACGCCGATCCGCGGCGTGCGGCGCGCGACCGCCGACGCGATGGTGCGCAGCGCCTTCACCGCGCCCCACGTGACCACCTTCCTCACGGTCGATGTCACCGCCACGACCGAGCTGCTCGCCTCGTTCAAGGCCGACCGCGCGCTGCAGGACCATCGCATCGGCATCCTCGCCGTCGCGGCCAAGGCGGTGTGCCTCGCCCTCTCTCGCACCCCGGAGCTGAACTCGCGGTGGGACGAGGAGGCCGGGGAGATCGTCGCGCACCACTACGTCAACCTGGGGATCGCCGCGGCGACCGGGCGCGGCCTGGTCGTCCCGAACATCCGCGACGCCCAGGAGCTGACGCTGGTGGAGCTGGCCGACGCGATCCGCGAACTGGCCGAGACGGCGCGATCGGGCCGCACCGCCCCCGCCGACATGCGCGGCGGAACGTTCTCCCTCACGAACGTGGGAGTGTTCGGCGTCGATGCGGGCACGCCCATCCTCAACCCCGGTGAAGCAGGCATCCTCGCCCTGGGCGCGGTGCGCCGTCAGCCGTGGGAGCACCGCGGGGAGATCGCGCTGCGCGAGGTCACGACCCTCGCGCTGTCGTTCGACCACCGCCTCGTCGACGGGGAGCAGGGGGCGCGGTTCCTCGTCGACGTCGCGGATGTGCTGCGCGAGCCGGGTCGCGCCATGCTGATGCGCTGA
- a CDS encoding alpha-ketoacid dehydrogenase subunit beta: protein MTQLTMAKAIGAGLHRAMADDPKVLVMGEDIGKLGGVFRITDGLLDAYGAQRVIDTPLAEAGIMGTAVGLAFRGYRPVVEIQFDGFVYPAFDQIVCQVAKLHYRTRGNVKMPITIRIPWAGGVGAAEHHSESPEAYFVHTSGLRVVAVSNPQDAYVMLRQAIACDDPVVYFEPKRLYHQKGEVDLDADLADAAPMGVARVARPGSDVTLLTYGSQVATAMDAATAAEDDGVSIEVIDLRSISPVDYRTVTASVRKTGRVVVTHEAAREAGVGAELIASVTERCFNHLEAAPVRVTGHDIPYPPAKLEKHHLPDLDRILDAVDRVLDRPNSMTGVEL from the coding sequence ATGACGCAGCTCACCATGGCCAAGGCCATTGGCGCGGGCCTGCACCGCGCGATGGCCGACGACCCGAAGGTGCTCGTGATGGGCGAGGACATCGGCAAGCTCGGCGGCGTCTTCCGCATCACCGACGGCCTGCTCGACGCGTACGGCGCGCAGCGGGTCATCGACACGCCGCTGGCGGAGGCCGGCATCATGGGCACTGCGGTCGGTCTCGCGTTCCGCGGCTACCGCCCCGTCGTGGAGATCCAGTTCGACGGCTTCGTGTACCCGGCCTTCGACCAGATCGTGTGCCAGGTCGCCAAGCTCCACTACCGCACCCGCGGCAACGTGAAGATGCCGATCACGATCCGCATCCCGTGGGCGGGGGGAGTGGGCGCCGCCGAGCACCACTCCGAGTCGCCCGAGGCGTACTTCGTGCACACGTCGGGTCTGCGCGTGGTCGCCGTCTCGAACCCGCAGGACGCCTACGTGATGCTGCGTCAGGCGATCGCGTGCGACGACCCGGTGGTCTACTTCGAGCCCAAGCGGCTGTACCACCAGAAGGGCGAGGTCGACCTGGACGCCGACCTCGCCGACGCCGCGCCCATGGGCGTGGCCCGTGTCGCGCGCCCCGGCAGCGACGTCACGCTGCTCACCTACGGATCGCAGGTGGCGACGGCGATGGATGCCGCCACCGCCGCCGAGGACGACGGCGTCTCGATCGAGGTGATCGACCTGCGGTCGATCTCACCCGTCGACTACCGCACGGTCACCGCATCGGTCCGAAAGACCGGGCGCGTCGTGGTCACCCACGAGGCCGCCCGCGAGGCGGGGGTGGGTGCGGAGCTCATCGCGAGCGTCACCGAACGCTGCTTCAACCACCTGGAGGCCGCCCCCGTGCGCGTCACCGGCCACGACATCCCGTACCCGCCCGCCAAGCTCGAGAAGCACCATCTGCCCGACCTGGATCGGATCCTCGATGCGGTCGACCGCGTGCTCGACCGGCCGAACAGCATGACGGGGGTGGAGCTGTGA
- the pdhA gene encoding pyruvate dehydrogenase (acetyl-transferring) E1 component subunit alpha, with product MTMTHTLTPTAEPATDIDDVARLLTPGGERVSDPDLERWVADVDAAGLRDLYRDMMLVRRIDTEGVALQRQGQLGLWAPCLGQEAVQVGTARAFRRDDFVFPSYREIGVNFVRGAKPADFVLAWRGEEHSTYNPYDINTATPQIIIGAQSLHAVGYAMGIQRDGTDQVAAAYFGDGASSQGDVNEAMVFASSFRAPVVFVCTNNQWAISEPVTVQAKFPIAGRAPGFGIPSLRVDGNDALACLAAMRWAVDHARRGEGPVFLEAVTYRIGPHTTSDDPTRYRDKEEVERWRRRDPIARIEAVLRAEGGFDDEFAREVAAQADTLAAEVRAAAMGATSRAPIGVLDHVYEEPHTGLEEQREWFSRYLAGFETEEAAR from the coding sequence ATGACGATGACGCACACCCTGACTCCGACAGCCGAACCGGCGACCGACATCGATGACGTCGCGCGGCTGCTGACCCCCGGAGGCGAGCGCGTCTCCGACCCCGACCTCGAGCGGTGGGTGGCCGATGTCGACGCCGCCGGCCTGCGTGACCTGTATCGCGACATGATGCTCGTGCGGCGCATCGACACCGAGGGCGTCGCACTGCAGCGCCAGGGCCAGCTCGGCCTCTGGGCGCCGTGCCTGGGACAGGAGGCCGTGCAGGTGGGCACCGCGCGCGCCTTCCGCCGCGACGACTTCGTGTTCCCGAGCTACCGCGAGATCGGCGTCAACTTCGTGCGCGGCGCGAAGCCCGCAGACTTCGTGCTGGCGTGGCGCGGCGAAGAGCACTCGACCTACAACCCCTACGACATCAACACCGCGACGCCGCAGATCATCATCGGCGCCCAGTCGCTGCACGCCGTCGGCTACGCGATGGGCATCCAGCGCGACGGGACCGATCAGGTCGCCGCGGCCTACTTCGGCGACGGTGCCTCCAGTCAGGGCGATGTCAACGAGGCCATGGTGTTCGCCTCGTCGTTCCGCGCTCCGGTCGTGTTCGTGTGCACCAACAACCAGTGGGCGATCTCGGAGCCGGTGACGGTGCAGGCGAAGTTCCCGATCGCCGGTCGCGCGCCGGGATTCGGCATCCCGAGCCTGCGCGTCGACGGCAATGACGCCCTTGCCTGTCTCGCGGCCATGCGGTGGGCGGTCGACCACGCCCGGCGCGGCGAGGGGCCGGTGTTCCTCGAGGCGGTGACCTACCGCATCGGCCCGCACACCACGTCGGACGACCCGACGCGCTATCGCGACAAGGAGGAGGTCGAGCGCTGGCGCCGGCGCGATCCGATCGCCCGCATCGAAGCGGTGCTGCGCGCCGAGGGCGGCTTCGACGACGAGTTCGCCCGTGAGGTCGCCGCCCAGGCGGACACCCTCGCGGCCGAGGTGCGCGCCGCCGCCATGGGGGCGACCTCCCGCGCGCCCATCGGCGTGCTCGATCACGTGTACGAGGAGCCGCACACCGGCCTCGAGGAGCAGCGCGAATGGTTCTCGCGCTACCTCGCCGGCTTCGAGACCGAGGAGGCGGCACGATGA
- a CDS encoding Lrp/AsnC family transcriptional regulator encodes MSAMDHVDLELLAALSADPRATVVALAERLGLSRNTVQARMARLDRAGVFLSYERAISSASLGFPIEAFINVIVRQADLPRITAEMLRVPEIVQAHGLSGQVDLLVRVACRDTQHLFDTDARILAIEGVERTETSLAMGEVIPYRVAPLMELARRDS; translated from the coding sequence ATGAGCGCAATGGATCACGTGGACCTCGAGCTTCTCGCGGCCCTCTCGGCCGATCCCCGTGCGACGGTCGTCGCCCTCGCCGAGCGCCTGGGCCTGTCCCGCAACACGGTGCAGGCGCGCATGGCCCGCCTCGACCGCGCAGGCGTGTTCCTGTCGTATGAGCGGGCGATCTCCTCGGCCTCGCTCGGGTTCCCGATCGAGGCCTTCATCAACGTGATCGTGCGTCAGGCAGACCTGCCCCGCATCACCGCGGAGATGCTGCGCGTGCCCGAGATCGTGCAGGCGCACGGACTGAGCGGCCAGGTGGATCTCCTCGTGCGGGTGGCATGCCGCGATACGCAGCACCTCTTCGACACCGATGCCCGCATCCTCGCGATCGAGGGCGTCGAGCGCACCGAGACGTCGCTGGCGATGGGCGAGGTGATCCCCTACCGCGTCGCTCCGCTGATGGAGCTCGCGCGACGGGACTCGTAG
- a CDS encoding DMT family transporter, with translation MTAPTAPIPVILAPAPARLRTSGLVLAVASAFAFSSSGPFVKPLLEAGWSLGAALLVRMGVAGLVLSPALIRAMRANPGLLRAHWRMFVGFGLMPVLGCQLLFFSAMQRMPVAVALLIQYLAPVMLVAFVWLRTKRRPSSLVLWGSVVAITGLVMVVDIGGASFELLGTVFALGAAVCVCAYFVIAERTGDDLPPLALAAGGLLLGAAVMAGLCLTGVMPFRAPAVEVVLAGVTVPWWMPLLWVAAIGTTLGYALGVMAVPRVGSRVASFVGLSEVLFALGFAWVFLGEVPVAMQFVGGALILAGVVLIKVDDVRYESRRASSISGATR, from the coding sequence ATGACCGCTCCCACCGCTCCCATCCCGGTGATCCTCGCACCCGCCCCCGCGCGGCTGCGCACGAGCGGGCTCGTGCTCGCCGTGGCCTCCGCCTTCGCGTTCTCCTCCAGCGGGCCGTTCGTCAAGCCGCTCCTGGAGGCAGGCTGGTCGCTGGGGGCGGCGCTGCTGGTGCGCATGGGGGTCGCGGGCCTGGTCCTGTCGCCCGCTCTCATCCGCGCGATGCGCGCGAACCCGGGCCTGCTGCGGGCGCACTGGCGCATGTTCGTGGGCTTCGGGCTCATGCCCGTGCTCGGCTGCCAGCTCCTGTTCTTCTCGGCGATGCAGCGGATGCCGGTGGCCGTGGCCCTGCTCATCCAGTACCTCGCGCCGGTGATGCTGGTCGCCTTCGTGTGGCTGCGCACGAAACGGCGGCCTTCGTCGCTCGTGCTCTGGGGGTCGGTCGTCGCGATCACGGGACTGGTCATGGTGGTCGACATCGGCGGCGCGTCGTTCGAGCTGCTGGGCACGGTGTTCGCCCTGGGGGCGGCGGTGTGCGTGTGCGCATACTTCGTGATCGCCGAGCGCACGGGTGACGACCTGCCGCCCTTGGCGCTGGCCGCAGGCGGTCTGCTGCTGGGTGCCGCGGTGATGGCGGGCCTGTGCCTCACCGGTGTGATGCCGTTCCGCGCACCGGCGGTGGAGGTGGTGCTCGCCGGCGTGACGGTGCCCTGGTGGATGCCGCTGCTGTGGGTCGCGGCGATCGGGACGACCCTCGGCTATGCGCTCGGGGTCATGGCCGTGCCCCGTGTCGGGTCGCGGGTGGCCTCGTTCGTCGGGCTGTCGGAGGTGCTGTTCGCCCTCGGGTTCGCGTGGGTGTTCCTGGGCGAGGTGCCCGTCGCTATGCAGTTCGTGGGCGGTGCGCTGATCCTCGCCGGGGTGGTGCTGATCAAGGTCGACGACGTGCGCTACGAGTCCCGTCGCGCGAGCTCCATCAGCGGAGCGACGCGGTAG
- a CDS encoding CGNR zinc finger domain-containing protein, protein MVFIHDTKRTLMMVVDLVNTLPGFDGDDTLTSLADLDRFLAANPYSGTLRKDAAALAAVREVRARLAALWQVDRDGAVPLVNAMLADGEALPRLVIHDEYDWHIHATSDESPLATRIMVEAAMAFIDVIRADEYGRVRTCDADDCDAVYVDYSKNGSKRYCDTGNCGNRMNVNAYRRRKARESA, encoded by the coding sequence ATGGTTTTCATCCATGACACGAAGCGGACGCTCATGATGGTCGTCGACCTCGTCAACACCCTGCCGGGATTCGATGGCGACGACACGCTCACCTCGCTCGCCGACCTGGACCGATTCCTCGCGGCCAACCCCTACTCGGGAACCTTGCGCAAGGACGCCGCAGCCCTCGCCGCGGTCCGGGAGGTGAGGGCGCGGCTGGCCGCCCTGTGGCAGGTCGACCGGGACGGCGCCGTGCCGTTGGTCAACGCGATGCTCGCCGACGGCGAGGCACTCCCCCGGCTCGTGATCCACGACGAGTACGACTGGCACATCCACGCGACCTCCGACGAGTCTCCGCTGGCGACGCGCATCATGGTGGAGGCGGCGATGGCCTTCATCGATGTCATCCGCGCCGACGAGTACGGGCGCGTGCGCACGTGCGACGCCGACGACTGCGACGCCGTCTACGTCGACTACTCGAAGAACGGCTCGAAGCGGTACTGCGACACCGGCAACTGCGGCAACCGCATGAACGTCAACGCGTACCGGCGTCGGAAGGCGCGAGAAAGCGCGTGA
- a CDS encoding alpha/beta fold hydrolase: MAASHPYATLLDAIPVQRHEVPVLGGTTAYWVYGPLDAQVTVVAVHGFRGEHHGLEPVVAHLPHVRVVSPDLPGFGETAPLPGRTHDLTTYAQWLTSFVAAVAPGAVILGHSFGSIVVAAAVAGALETPRVILVNPIGAPALQGPRGILTRLAVFYYWAGARLPRALGDALLRNGLIVRVMSESMAKTKDAALRRFIHDQHDTYFSRFADRDVLHDAFLASVSHDVRAFAPRIAQPTLLVAAQKDDITPIEAERALAAMFPSAQLVEIPDVGHLIHYETPAAAAEAITRFLAPSDAGTR; encoded by the coding sequence GTGGCCGCATCCCATCCCTACGCGACGCTCCTGGACGCCATCCCCGTGCAGCGGCACGAGGTGCCCGTGCTCGGCGGCACGACCGCGTACTGGGTGTACGGCCCTCTCGATGCCCAGGTCACGGTGGTCGCGGTGCACGGATTCCGCGGCGAGCACCACGGTCTCGAACCGGTGGTCGCGCATCTGCCGCACGTGCGGGTGGTCTCACCCGATCTCCCGGGCTTCGGCGAGACAGCGCCGCTGCCCGGCCGTACCCACGATCTGACGACCTACGCCCAGTGGCTCACCTCCTTCGTCGCCGCGGTCGCTCCCGGGGCCGTCATCCTCGGCCACTCGTTCGGATCGATCGTCGTGGCAGCCGCGGTCGCCGGCGCGCTCGAGACGCCGCGCGTGATCCTCGTGAACCCGATCGGAGCACCGGCGCTGCAGGGTCCCCGGGGCATCCTCACGCGCCTCGCCGTCTTCTACTACTGGGCCGGTGCCCGGCTGCCGCGCGCGCTCGGCGACGCGCTGCTGCGCAACGGTCTGATCGTGCGGGTCATGAGCGAGTCGATGGCCAAGACGAAGGATGCCGCGCTGCGGCGCTTCATCCACGATCAGCACGACACCTACTTCTCGCGCTTCGCCGACCGCGATGTGCTGCACGACGCCTTCCTGGCGTCGGTGTCGCACGACGTGCGCGCGTTCGCCCCGCGCATCGCTCAGCCGACCCTGCTCGTGGCGGCCCAGAAGGACGACATCACGCCGATCGAGGCCGAGCGCGCCCTGGCCGCGATGTTCCCGTCCGCGCAGCTGGTCGAGATCCCCGACGTCGGCCACCTGATCCACTACGAGACGCCGGCCGCCGCGGCCGAGGCGATCACGCGCTTTCTCGCGCCTTCCGACGCCGGTACGCGTTGA
- a CDS encoding 3'-5' exonuclease, whose product MDQSTAEPLPLFATPDWVRVVGVFDLETTGVDVTRDRVVTAHVGLLDATGRAIRSQDWLADPGVEIPAGATAVHGITTTRARAEGRPAREVVEQVVHALRGLLDAGIPVVAYNAPYDFSLLKHEAVRHGIPPIIDPFPVIDPLVVDKRYDRYRRGKRTLDVVAAHYAVRLDAAHEASADAVAAGRVAQALAERYAPWLPESARELHTQQVAWARAQAASLTEYFVRIGRIDPDDEVDGRWPIR is encoded by the coding sequence ATGGACCAGAGCACGGCGGAGCCGCTCCCCCTGTTCGCGACCCCCGACTGGGTGCGCGTCGTGGGCGTGTTCGACCTCGAGACCACCGGTGTCGACGTCACCCGAGACCGCGTGGTCACCGCGCACGTCGGCCTGCTCGATGCGACCGGGCGGGCGATCCGCTCACAGGACTGGCTGGCCGATCCCGGCGTGGAGATCCCCGCGGGCGCGACGGCCGTACACGGCATCACGACGACCCGGGCGCGCGCAGAAGGCCGCCCGGCGCGGGAGGTGGTGGAACAGGTCGTGCACGCGCTGCGCGGTCTGCTCGATGCCGGCATCCCGGTCGTCGCCTACAACGCCCCGTACGACTTCTCGCTGCTCAAGCACGAGGCGGTGCGGCACGGCATCCCGCCGATCATCGATCCGTTCCCGGTGATCGATCCGCTCGTGGTCGACAAGCGCTACGACCGCTACCGGCGCGGCAAGCGCACCCTCGACGTCGTCGCGGCCCACTACGCCGTGCGACTCGACGCGGCGCACGAGGCCTCCGCCGACGCCGTGGCCGCCGGTCGCGTCGCCCAGGCGCTCGCCGAGCGCTATGCGCCGTGGCTGCCGGAGAGCGCGCGCGAACTCCACACGCAGCAGGTGGCCTGGGCGCGCGCGCAGGCCGCCAGCCTCACCGAGTACTTCGTGCGGATCGGGCGCATCGATCCCGATGACGAGGTCGACGGGCGCTGGCCGATCCGCTGA
- a CDS encoding type B 50S ribosomal protein L31, with protein sequence MKTDIHPDYQAVVFRDLGSGETFLTRSTVTSDKTIELDGVEYPVIDVEISSASHPFYTGKQRIMDSAGRVEKFNQRFKNFGGSSK encoded by the coding sequence ATGAAGACTGACATCCACCCCGACTACCAGGCGGTCGTTTTCCGCGACCTCGGCTCGGGCGAGACCTTCCTCACCCGTTCGACGGTGACCAGCGACAAGACGATCGAGCTCGACGGCGTCGAGTACCCCGTCATCGACGTCGAGATCTCGTCGGCCTCGCACCCGTTCTACACGGGCAAGCAGCGCATCATGGACTCGGCCGGTCGTGTCGAGAAGTTCAACCAGCGCTTCAAGAACTTCGGTGGTTCCAGCAAGTAA
- a CDS encoding ABC transporter ATP-binding protein, giving the protein MPQVLDFSDVVVRRNARDIVDHLDWSVDDDQRWVILGPNGAGKTTVLQLADTLLHPTSGAVTILGERLGRTDVFELRPRIGFASSAMARRVPPEETVLDVVLTAAYSVLGRWREDYEDIDERRALRVLAEWHLDHLADRTFGTLSDGEQKRVQIARAVMTDPELLLLDEPTASLDLGAREELLILLGGYAKAPSTPAMIMVTHHVEEIPVGFTHVLLLRDGAVVAAGPIAETLTAEALTETFGVPIVLTHDEGRYAARAAS; this is encoded by the coding sequence ATGCCTCAGGTGCTCGATTTCTCCGACGTCGTCGTCCGCCGCAACGCCAGAGACATCGTCGACCACCTCGACTGGTCGGTCGACGACGACCAGCGCTGGGTGATCCTCGGTCCCAACGGCGCGGGCAAGACGACCGTCCTCCAGCTCGCCGACACGCTGCTGCACCCGACCTCCGGCGCGGTCACGATCCTGGGCGAGCGCCTCGGCCGCACCGACGTGTTCGAGCTGCGCCCGCGCATCGGCTTCGCCTCCAGCGCCATGGCGCGCCGCGTGCCACCGGAGGAGACGGTGCTCGATGTCGTGCTCACCGCCGCATACTCGGTTCTCGGGCGCTGGCGCGAGGACTACGAGGACATCGACGAGCGCCGCGCGCTGCGCGTGCTGGCCGAGTGGCACCTCGACCACCTCGCCGACCGCACCTTCGGAACCCTCAGCGACGGCGAGCAGAAGCGCGTGCAGATCGCCCGCGCGGTCATGACCGATCCCGAGCTCCTGCTCCTCGACGAGCCCACCGCGAGCCTCGATCTCGGCGCACGGGAAGAGCTGCTCATCCTGCTCGGCGGGTACGCGAAAGCTCCCTCGACTCCGGCGATGATCATGGTCACCCACCACGTGGAGGAGATCCCCGTCGGCTTCACGCATGTCCTGCTCCTGCGCGACGGCGCCGTGGTGGCGGCCGGGCCGATCGCCGAGACCCTCACCGCAGAGGCCCTCACCGAGACCTTCGGCGTGCCGATCGTGCTGACGCACGACGAGGGCCGCTACGCCGCCCGCGCGGCATCCTGA